The following proteins come from a genomic window of Streptomyces liliiviolaceus:
- a CDS encoding serine/threonine-protein kinase yields the protein MRPVGSKYLLEEPLGRGATGTVWRASQREAAGAEAAVAGQPGETVAIKVLKEELASDPDIVMRFLRERSVLLRLTHPNIVRVRDLVVEGDLLALVMDLIDGPDLHRYLRENGPFSPVAAALLTAQVADALAASHADGVVHRDLKPANVLLQQLNGQMHPMLTDFGIARLADSPGLTRTHEFVGTPAYVAPESAEGRPQTSAVDIYGAGIMLYELVTGRPPFGGGSALEVLHQHLSAEPRRPSTVPDPLWTVIERCLRKNPDERPSAENLARGLRTVAEGIGVHANSAQIAAAEAVGVLLAPDPAPAAVPGEFGAADPTQVLPQGAASYDPNGATSVLPHAGAGAADPTAVLPHRGAADPTAVMPPVPPNQPGAGPEDPHPWQNQLRAARDRNEATQVQSYLDPNEDPLRRRPQRQVSRPPQQQPQQPPPQQPQQRGQRRQRNQQPQNQQGYGYPQQGGQQGYAPQQQAPQPQRYSAPPQQPQQPAPRPQREPRQRSANPMKIPGLGCLKGCLFTIVILFAAGWAIWEFSPLQDWIGTSKGYWEQLSDWFSTVSGWVEKIGGGSGN from the coding sequence GTGCGGCCGGTAGGCAGCAAGTACCTCCTGGAGGAGCCGCTCGGACGCGGCGCCACGGGCACCGTCTGGCGGGCCAGCCAGCGCGAGGCGGCGGGCGCCGAGGCGGCCGTGGCAGGTCAGCCCGGTGAGACCGTGGCGATCAAGGTCCTCAAGGAGGAGCTCGCCAGCGATCCCGACATCGTGATGCGGTTCCTGCGGGAGCGCTCCGTCCTGCTCCGGCTGACCCACCCGAACATCGTGCGCGTACGCGACCTGGTGGTCGAGGGCGATCTGCTGGCGCTGGTCATGGACCTGATCGACGGTCCCGACCTGCACCGCTATCTGCGCGAGAACGGCCCGTTCTCGCCGGTCGCCGCGGCCCTGCTCACCGCCCAGGTCGCCGACGCGCTCGCCGCCAGCCATGCCGACGGAGTCGTGCACCGCGACCTGAAACCGGCGAACGTCCTGCTCCAGCAGCTCAACGGCCAGATGCACCCGATGCTGACGGACTTCGGCATCGCCCGCCTCGCCGACTCCCCGGGCCTGACCCGCACCCACGAGTTCGTCGGCACGCCCGCGTACGTGGCGCCCGAGTCCGCCGAGGGCCGCCCGCAGACCTCCGCCGTCGACATCTACGGCGCCGGAATCATGCTGTACGAGCTGGTCACCGGCCGTCCGCCGTTCGGTGGCGGCTCCGCTCTCGAAGTCCTGCACCAGCACCTGAGCGCCGAGCCGCGCCGCCCCTCCACGGTCCCCGACCCGCTGTGGACCGTCATAGAGCGCTGCCTGCGCAAGAACCCCGACGAGCGGCCCAGCGCGGAGAACCTCGCCCGCGGTCTGCGTACGGTCGCCGAGGGCATCGGGGTGCACGCGAACTCCGCGCAGATCGCCGCCGCCGAGGCCGTGGGCGTACTCCTCGCCCCGGACCCCGCCCCCGCCGCCGTACCGGGCGAGTTCGGCGCCGCCGACCCCACCCAGGTGCTCCCGCAGGGCGCCGCCTCGTACGACCCGAACGGCGCGACCAGCGTCCTGCCGCACGCCGGCGCGGGCGCGGCCGACCCCACGGCCGTACTGCCCCACCGAGGCGCGGCCGACCCGACGGCCGTGATGCCGCCGGTGCCGCCGAACCAGCCCGGGGCGGGCCCCGAGGACCCGCACCCCTGGCAGAACCAGCTGCGCGCGGCCCGCGACCGCAACGAGGCGACGCAGGTGCAGTCGTACCTCGACCCGAACGAGGACCCGCTGCGCCGCCGCCCGCAGCGGCAGGTCTCCCGGCCGCCCCAGCAGCAGCCGCAGCAGCCGCCGCCCCAGCAGCCGCAGCAGCGCGGACAGCGCAGGCAGCGCAACCAGCAGCCGCAGAACCAGCAGGGGTACGGCTACCCCCAGCAGGGCGGGCAGCAGGGTTACGCCCCGCAGCAGCAGGCCCCCCAGCCCCAGCGGTACTCCGCGCCGCCGCAGCAGCCCCAGCAGCCCGCGCCGCGTCCGCAGCGCGAGCCCCGGCAGCGCAGCGCCAACCCGATGAAGATCCCCGGACTCGGCTGCCTCAAGGGCTGCCTGTTCACGATCGTCATCCTGTTCGCGGCCGGCTGGGCGATCTGGGAGTTCAGCCCCCTCCAGGACTGGATCGGCACGTCCAAGGGGTACTGGGAGCAGCTGTCGGACTGGTTCAGCACGGTCTCCGGATGGGTCGAGAAGATCGGCGGAGGGTCCGGCAACTAG
- a CDS encoding protein kinase domain-containing protein, translating into MVRKIGSRYTAHQILGRGSAGTVWLGEGPEGPVAIKLLREDLASDQELVGRFVQERTALLGLDHPHVVSVRDLVVDGTDLALVMDLVRGTDLRTRLDRERRLAPEAAVAIVADVADGLAAAHAAGVVHRDVKPENVLLDMQGPLGPGGSHPALLTDFGVAKLIDSPRRTRATKIIGTPDYLAPEIIEGLPPRAAVDIYALATVLYELLAGFTPFGGGHPGAVLRRHVTETVVPLPGIPEELWQLLVQCLAKAPASRLRASELGERLREQLPLLAGMPPLDVDEPDGEAEGPYEDAAPAEPEVPRERVRRGAVPLVPGAKPDSNRDTHTSMRVPGPDELAGGALGTARAPRAAGAPRPGSARHRASARRRRITLGVAGVALVAAIGGGAWLAVSGDDAEPPHDTERSSPAAP; encoded by the coding sequence TTGGTACGGAAGATCGGCAGCCGGTACACCGCGCACCAGATCCTGGGACGGGGCAGCGCCGGCACGGTGTGGCTGGGTGAGGGACCCGAGGGGCCCGTCGCCATCAAGCTGCTGCGCGAGGACCTGGCGTCCGACCAGGAGCTGGTGGGACGGTTCGTGCAGGAGAGGACGGCCCTGCTGGGCCTGGACCATCCGCACGTCGTCTCCGTGCGGGACCTGGTCGTCGACGGCACCGACCTCGCCCTGGTCATGGACCTCGTCCGCGGCACGGACCTGCGGACCCGGCTCGACCGGGAGCGCCGCCTCGCCCCCGAGGCGGCCGTCGCGATCGTCGCCGACGTCGCCGACGGGCTCGCCGCCGCGCACGCGGCGGGAGTCGTGCACCGGGACGTCAAGCCCGAGAACGTGCTGCTCGACATGCAGGGGCCGCTCGGACCCGGCGGCTCGCACCCCGCGCTGCTCACGGACTTCGGCGTCGCCAAGCTCATCGACTCACCGCGGCGGACCCGCGCGACGAAGATCATCGGTACGCCGGACTACCTGGCGCCCGAGATCATCGAGGGGCTGCCCCCGCGGGCGGCCGTCGACATCTACGCGCTGGCGACCGTGCTGTACGAGCTGCTCGCCGGCTTCACCCCCTTCGGCGGCGGGCACCCGGGAGCCGTCCTGCGGCGGCACGTCACCGAGACCGTCGTCCCGCTGCCCGGCATCCCCGAGGAGCTGTGGCAGCTGCTCGTACAGTGCCTGGCGAAGGCGCCGGCGTCGCGGCTGCGGGCCTCCGAGCTGGGGGAGCGGCTGCGCGAGCAGCTGCCCCTGCTCGCCGGGATGCCGCCGCTGGACGTCGACGAGCCCGACGGGGAGGCCGAGGGGCCCTACGAGGACGCGGCGCCCGCCGAGCCGGAGGTTCCGCGGGAGCGGGTGCGGCGCGGGGCCGTGCCGCTGGTGCCCGGCGCCAAGCCGGACTCGAACCGGGACACGCACACGTCCATGCGGGTGCCGGGGCCCGACGAGCTGGCGGGGGGCGCGCTGGGTACCGCGCGGGCGCCTCGGGCGGCGGGGGCGCCGCGGCCGGGGTCCGCGCGGCATCGCGCTTCCGCGCGGCGGCGGCGGATCACGTTGGGGGTGGCGGGGGTGGCGCTCGTCGCGGCGATAGGGGGTGGCGCGTGGCTGGCCGTGTCGGGGGACGACGCGGAGCCTCCCCACGACACGGAGAGGTCGTCCCCGGCGGCGCCCTGA
- the prfB gene encoding peptide chain release factor 2, whose translation MAVVDVSEELKSLSSTMESIEAVLDLDKLRADIAALEEQAAAPSLWDDPDEAQKITSKLSHLQSEVRKAETLRGRIDDLSVLFEMAEEEDDPDTRAEAETELTAVKKALDEMEVRTLLSGEYDAREAVVTIRAEAGGVDASDFAEKLQRMYLRWAERHGYKTELYETSYAEEAGIKSTTFAVHVPYAYGTLSVEQGTHRLVRISPFDNQGRRQTSFAGVEILPVVEQTDHIEIDESELRVDVYRSSGPGGQGVNTTDSAVRLTHLPTGIVVSCQNERSQIQNKASAMNVLQAKLLERRRQEEQAKMNALKGDGGNSWGNQMRSYVLHPYQMVKDLRTECEVGNPEAVFNGEIDGFLEAGIRWRKQQEK comes from the coding sequence GTGGCAGTCGTCGATGTTTCCGAAGAGCTCAAGTCCCTCTCCTCGACCATGGAGTCGATCGAGGCCGTCCTGGACCTCGACAAGCTGAGGGCGGACATCGCCGCGCTTGAGGAGCAGGCGGCGGCGCCGTCCCTGTGGGACGACCCCGATGAGGCACAGAAGATCACCAGCAAGCTGAGCCACCTCCAGTCGGAGGTGCGCAAGGCCGAGACCCTCCGCGGACGCATCGACGATCTCAGCGTGCTGTTCGAGATGGCCGAGGAGGAGGACGACCCGGACACCCGTGCCGAGGCCGAGACCGAGCTCACCGCCGTCAAGAAGGCGCTGGACGAGATGGAAGTCCGCACACTCCTGTCCGGGGAGTACGACGCCCGTGAGGCCGTCGTCACCATCCGTGCCGAGGCCGGCGGCGTCGACGCCTCCGACTTCGCCGAGAAGCTCCAGCGCATGTACCTGCGCTGGGCCGAGCGCCACGGCTACAAGACGGAGCTCTACGAGACCTCGTACGCGGAAGAGGCCGGCATCAAGTCGACCACCTTCGCCGTCCACGTCCCGTACGCGTACGGCACGCTCTCCGTCGAGCAGGGCACGCACCGGCTGGTGCGGATCTCGCCGTTCGACAACCAGGGCCGCCGCCAGACGTCGTTCGCCGGTGTCGAGATCCTGCCCGTGGTCGAGCAGACCGACCACATCGAGATCGACGAGTCCGAGCTGCGCGTGGACGTGTACCGGTCGTCCGGTCCGGGCGGCCAGGGCGTCAACACGACCGACTCCGCGGTCCGGCTGACCCACCTGCCCACCGGCATCGTCGTCTCCTGCCAGAACGAGCGCTCGCAGATCCAGAACAAGGCGTCCGCGATGAACGTCCTCCAGGCCAAGCTCCTTGAGCGCCGCCGCCAGGAGGAACAGGCCAAGATGAACGCGCTCAAGGGCGACGGCGGCAACTCCTGGGGCAACCAGATGCGTTCCTACGTCCTGCACCCGTACCAGATGGTCAAGGACCTGCGCACGGAATGCGAAGTCGGAAACCCCGAGGCCGTTTTCAACGGCGAGATCGACGGTTTCCTTGAGGCCGGAATTCGCTGGCGCAAGCAGCAGGAGAAGTAA
- a CDS encoding LPXTG cell wall anchor domain-containing protein has translation MTKKTRIRIARIAAGAVIAAGASLTAAGAASALDVGVDVAGLNVGASVDESGVAVGISADDDDPTTPPPTTEEPTEIPTEPTEEPTEPTEEPTEPTEEPTEPTEEPTQDPTDDPTTPGNGNGNENGTGGGNGGSGNDNSADSADGSSNVVEQGAGKESLTDTGSDTSAQGTGGELAETGAAENITYLLIGAATMIAGGIGFRMLPRVMNGRGAAA, from the coding sequence ATGACCAAGAAGACGCGGATCCGGATCGCGCGGATAGCCGCCGGTGCGGTGATCGCCGCCGGTGCCTCTCTGACCGCCGCCGGTGCCGCCTCGGCGCTCGACGTCGGTGTCGACGTGGCCGGGCTGAATGTCGGCGCGAGCGTCGACGAGAGCGGTGTCGCCGTCGGTATTTCTGCTGACGACGACGACCCGACCACCCCGCCTCCCACCACGGAGGAGCCGACGGAGATCCCGACGGAGCCCACCGAGGAGCCGACGGAGCCCACCGAGGAGCCCACCGAGCCCACCGAGGAGCCCACCGAGCCCACGGAGGAGCCCACCCAGGACCCCACCGATGACCCGACCACTCCCGGCAACGGGAACGGGAACGAGAACGGCACCGGCGGCGGCAACGGCGGCAGTGGCAACGACAACAGCGCCGACAGCGCCGACGGCAGCTCCAACGTCGTCGAGCAGGGTGCCGGCAAGGAGAGCCTGACCGACACCGGTTCGGACACCTCCGCCCAGGGCACCGGCGGCGAGCTGGCCGAGACCGGCGCCGCCGAGAACATCACGTACCTGCTGATCGGCGCCGCGACGATGATCGCCGGCGGCATCGGCTTCCGTATGCTGCCGCGTGTCATGAACGGCCGCGGCGCGGCTGCCTGA
- the ftsE gene encoding cell division ATP-binding protein FtsE, with amino-acid sequence MIRFDNVSKVYAKQTHPALRDVSLEVERGEFVFLVGSSGSGKSTFLRLILREERASHGQVHVLGKDLARISNWKVPQMRRQLGTVFQDFRLLPNKTVAENVAFAQEVIGKSKGEIRKSVPQVLDLVGLGGKEDRMPGELSGGEQQRVAIARAFVNRPKLLIADEPTGNLDPQTSVGIMKLLDRINRTGTTVVMATHDQNIVDQMRKRVIELEKGRLVRDQARGVYGYQH; translated from the coding sequence GTGATCCGATTCGACAATGTCTCCAAGGTCTACGCCAAGCAGACCCACCCCGCTCTCCGGGATGTCTCCCTGGAGGTGGAGCGCGGTGAGTTCGTGTTCCTGGTGGGGTCATCCGGCTCCGGAAAGTCCACCTTCCTGCGGCTGATCCTGCGCGAAGAGCGGGCCAGCCACGGCCAGGTGCACGTGCTGGGCAAGGACCTCGCGCGCATCTCCAACTGGAAGGTGCCGCAGATGCGCCGCCAGCTGGGGACCGTGTTCCAGGACTTCCGCCTCCTGCCCAACAAGACGGTCGCCGAGAACGTCGCCTTCGCGCAGGAAGTGATCGGCAAGTCCAAGGGCGAGATCCGCAAGTCCGTGCCCCAGGTGCTCGACCTCGTCGGCCTCGGCGGCAAGGAGGACCGGATGCCCGGCGAGCTGTCCGGCGGTGAGCAGCAACGAGTGGCCATCGCGAGAGCGTTCGTGAACCGGCCCAAGCTGCTGATCGCGGACGAGCCCACCGGAAACCTGGACCCGCAGACCTCCGTCGGCATCATGAAGCTGCTGGACCGGATCAACCGGACCGGGACCACCGTCGTGATGGCGACGCACGACCAGAACATCGTGGACCAGATGCGCAAGCGCGTCATCGAGCTGGAGAAGGGCCGCCTCGTCCGCGACCAGGCGCGCGGCGTCTACGGCTATCAGCACTGA
- the ftsX gene encoding permease-like cell division protein FtsX — protein sequence MRAQFVLSEIGVGLRRNLTMTFAVVVSVALSLALFGGSLLMSDQVSTMKGYWYDKVNVSIFLCNKSDAESDPNCAKGAVTSEQKKQIETDLGKMSVVDNVTHESSDEAYKHYKEQFGDSPLAASLTPDQMQESFRVKLTDPEKYQVIATAFDGRDGVQSVQDQKGILDNLFGLLNGMNWAARAVMAMMLVVALMLIVNTVRVSAFSRRRETGIMRLVGASGFYIQAPFIMEAAVAGLIGGGVACAFLVIARYFIIDHGLALSEKLNLINFIGWDAVLTKLPLILATSLLMPALAAFFALRKYLKV from the coding sequence ATGCGCGCCCAGTTCGTTCTGTCGGAGATCGGTGTCGGTCTCCGTCGCAATCTCACGATGACCTTCGCGGTCGTCGTCTCCGTCGCCCTGTCCCTCGCCCTGTTCGGCGGCTCGCTCCTGATGAGCGACCAGGTGAGCACGATGAAGGGGTACTGGTACGACAAGGTCAACGTCTCGATCTTCCTCTGCAACAAGTCCGACGCGGAGTCCGACCCCAACTGCGCCAAGGGAGCGGTCACCAGCGAGCAGAAGAAGCAGATCGAGACCGACCTCGGCAAGATGTCCGTCGTCGACAACGTCACGCACGAGTCGAGCGACGAGGCGTACAAGCACTACAAGGAGCAGTTCGGCGACTCCCCGCTGGCGGCCTCGCTGACCCCGGACCAGATGCAGGAGTCCTTCCGCGTCAAGCTGACGGACCCGGAGAAGTACCAGGTCATCGCGACCGCCTTCGACGGCCGTGACGGCGTGCAGTCCGTGCAGGATCAGAAGGGCATCCTCGACAACCTCTTCGGGCTGCTCAACGGCATGAACTGGGCGGCGCGGGCGGTGATGGCGATGATGCTCGTCGTCGCGCTGATGCTGATCGTCAACACCGTGCGCGTCTCCGCGTTCAGCCGTCGGCGTGAGACCGGGATCATGCGCCTGGTGGGCGCCTCCGGCTTCTACATCCAGGCGCCGTTCATCATGGAGGCCGCCGTCGCCGGACTGATCGGCGGTGGTGTCGCCTGCGCCTTCCTGGTGATCGCGCGGTACTTCATCATCGACCACGGTCTCGCCCTGTCCGAGAAGCTGAATCTGATCAACTTCATCGGCTGGGACGCCGTTCTCACGAAGCTGCCGCTGATCCTCGCCACGAGCCTGCTGATGCCCGCGCTGGCCGCGTTCTTCGCGTTGCGCAAGTACTTGAAGGTGTGA
- a CDS encoding S41 family peptidase, with protein sequence MSGRDLFCQPRRIRRGAALTLVFASVLAAGAATGAFDTPGRKSVSPAARTAQAGHQDDVADAAAEAMADGKSPVEAAERAVSRSGDRWGAVYSQGEYEEFEEALGGRYTGVGLWARRERGGRIEVTRVQSGSPAATAGIRKGDRLRSIDGHRVDGRPVTEVVALLRGDATDADAGTAVDLGLERGTRAWSETLHRARLSTDSVSVRELPGGVTVIKVAAFTKGSGDLVRTAVADAPADEGIVLDLRGNSGGLVTEAVTAASAFLDGGLVATYDVNGDQKALHADPGGDTTRPLVALVDGGTMSAAELLTGGLQDRGRAVVVGSRTFGKGSVQMPSRLPDGSVAELTVGHYRTPSGRSVDARGITPDLEADEGALERAETVLSGLGDAE encoded by the coding sequence ATGTCAGGCCGTGACCTGTTCTGTCAGCCCCGCCGCATCCGCCGCGGGGCGGCCCTGACGTTGGTCTTCGCGAGCGTCCTCGCGGCGGGCGCCGCGACCGGCGCGTTCGACACCCCCGGCCGGAAATCCGTCTCCCCGGCGGCCCGTACCGCGCAGGCCGGCCACCAGGACGACGTCGCCGACGCCGCCGCCGAGGCGATGGCCGACGGCAAGTCGCCCGTGGAGGCCGCCGAGCGGGCCGTCAGCCGCAGCGGCGACCGCTGGGGCGCCGTCTACTCCCAGGGCGAGTACGAGGAGTTCGAGGAGGCCCTCGGCGGCCGGTACACCGGCGTCGGTCTCTGGGCCCGGCGCGAGCGCGGCGGACGCATCGAGGTGACCCGGGTCCAGTCGGGCTCGCCCGCCGCGACCGCGGGCATCCGCAAGGGCGACCGGCTGCGCAGCATCGACGGCCACCGCGTCGACGGCAGGCCCGTCACCGAGGTCGTCGCGTTACTGCGGGGCGATGCCACCGACGCCGACGCGGGCACCGCCGTCGACCTCGGGCTGGAGCGCGGCACGCGCGCGTGGAGCGAGACCCTGCACCGGGCGCGGCTGTCCACCGACTCCGTGAGCGTGCGCGAACTCCCCGGCGGCGTCACGGTGATCAAGGTCGCCGCCTTCACCAAGGGCTCCGGGGACCTCGTGCGGACCGCGGTGGCCGACGCGCCCGCGGACGAGGGGATCGTCCTCGATCTGCGGGGCAACTCCGGCGGCCTGGTCACCGAGGCCGTCACCGCCGCCTCCGCCTTCCTCGACGGCGGCCTGGTGGCCACGTACGACGTGAACGGCGACCAGAAGGCCCTGCACGCCGATCCCGGCGGCGACACCACCAGACCGCTGGTCGCGCTCGTCGACGGCGGCACGATGAGCGCGGCCGAGCTCCTCACCGGCGGGCTCCAGGACCGCGGTCGCGCGGTCGTCGTGGGCTCCAGGACCTTCGGCAAGGGCTCGGTCCAGATGCCGAGCCGGCTGCCGGACGGCTCGGTCGCCGAACTGACGGTCGGCCACTACCGCACCCCCTCCGGGCGCTCGGTGGACGCCCGCGGTATCACCCCCGACCTGGAGGCCGACGAGGGTGCGCTGGAGCGCGCCGAGACCGTCCTGAGCGGACTCGGGGACGCCGAGTGA
- the smpB gene encoding SsrA-binding protein SmpB has product MYVPKESQPKQGGGAKASAKDGKRKIVAQNKKARHDYAIIDVYEAGLVLTGTEVKSLRQGRASLADGFVQIDGNEAWLHNAHIPEYSQGSWTNHSARRKRKLLLHREEIDKLASKSDETGHTIVPLVLYFKDGRAKAEIALARGKKEYDKRQTLREKQDRRESDRAIAAVKRKQRGE; this is encoded by the coding sequence ATGTACGTACCGAAGGAATCCCAGCCGAAGCAGGGAGGTGGCGCCAAGGCCAGCGCCAAGGACGGCAAGCGCAAGATCGTCGCGCAGAACAAGAAGGCCCGGCACGACTACGCGATCATCGATGTCTACGAGGCCGGACTCGTCCTCACCGGCACCGAGGTGAAGTCGCTGCGCCAGGGGCGTGCCTCGCTGGCCGACGGCTTCGTGCAGATCGACGGGAACGAGGCGTGGCTGCACAACGCCCACATCCCCGAGTACAGCCAGGGCAGCTGGACCAACCACTCCGCGCGCCGCAAGCGCAAGCTGCTCCTGCACCGCGAGGAGATCGACAAGCTGGCCTCGAAGTCCGACGAGACGGGTCACACCATCGTGCCCCTCGTCCTGTACTTCAAGGACGGCCGCGCGAAGGCCGAGATCGCGCTCGCCCGCGGCAAGAAGGAATACGACAAGCGCCAGACGCTGCGCGAGAAGCAGGACCGGCGCGAGTCGGACCGGGCGATCGCGGCGGTCAAGCGCAAGCAGCGCGGCGAGTAG